One window from the genome of Corynebacterium sp. SCR221107 encodes:
- a CDS encoding methylmalonyl-CoA mutase family protein, with translation MSDARNSLIEDFPQQQQAWYKAVAGVFARVQKKDVADVPLDIWRKLIKTTYDGIDVNPLYTRQDELPEVPVPGEFPFTRGAQGAGAAGKGWGVTESFGASATNEQVLSALENGTTDLVIYGDAPVAELLKGVYLDLAPVRLNAGAGTKEAAAALYALVDEQGKTPARIELGASPLTSAVDGSASVDIDTAVELAKEAAARENTRAILVDGVSFSNQGGSYAQQLGFTIAAGVEYLRRLTDAGLTVEQALDQLSFRYAITDDQFGQIAKLRAARTLWARVAEILGAAEKGSGPLHALTAPAMFSQRDPWVNMLRSTVSAFAAGVGGATDVEVLTFDWAIPGGLPGVSRTFAHRIARNTNLLLLEESHLGHVVDPAGGSYYVEQYTSQLEEKAWAVFQEIEAKGGFSEVLKAGIITSKLEESYEKIRDAVAHRVRKITAINEFPNLNEAPLPKDLRVEPTSVKRWAAQFEALRNRSDDFFEVNGKRPQIALIPLGPLAKHNIRTGFASNLLASGGIEALNPGQVVPGTPEFTEAAKATPIVVICGTDQEYAASGAEALAALREAGAQTVLLAGAEGTGVEADGYLNMKIDAAQTLSDLLEKLGA, from the coding sequence GTGAGTGATGCACGGAATTCCCTAATCGAAGACTTCCCACAGCAACAGCAGGCCTGGTACAAGGCCGTTGCTGGAGTCTTCGCACGCGTACAGAAGAAGGACGTTGCAGACGTTCCGCTCGATATCTGGCGCAAACTTATCAAGACCACCTATGACGGGATCGACGTTAATCCGCTGTACACCCGTCAGGATGAACTTCCAGAGGTCCCGGTTCCAGGTGAATTCCCGTTCACTCGTGGTGCCCAGGGCGCTGGCGCTGCCGGCAAGGGGTGGGGTGTCACCGAGTCCTTCGGCGCATCCGCCACCAATGAGCAGGTTCTTTCCGCACTCGAAAACGGCACCACTGACCTAGTGATCTACGGAGATGCACCGGTCGCCGAGCTGCTTAAGGGTGTCTACCTTGACCTTGCTCCGGTTCGCCTCAACGCAGGCGCCGGCACAAAGGAGGCAGCCGCCGCGCTGTACGCTCTCGTCGATGAGCAGGGCAAGACCCCGGCTCGCATCGAGCTGGGCGCCTCCCCGCTGACCTCCGCCGTGGATGGCTCCGCTAGCGTCGACATCGACACAGCTGTGGAGCTGGCCAAGGAAGCCGCCGCCCGTGAAAACACCCGCGCGATCTTGGTGGACGGTGTTTCCTTCTCTAACCAGGGTGGCAGCTATGCCCAGCAATTGGGCTTTACCATCGCCGCTGGCGTTGAGTACCTGCGTCGCCTGACCGACGCCGGACTGACTGTCGAGCAGGCACTCGATCAGCTGTCCTTCCGCTACGCCATTACCGATGACCAGTTTGGTCAGATCGCAAAGCTGCGTGCAGCCCGCACTTTGTGGGCTCGCGTCGCCGAGATCCTCGGCGCCGCCGAGAAGGGGTCCGGCCCGCTGCATGCCCTGACAGCTCCGGCCATGTTCAGCCAGCGCGATCCGTGGGTGAACATGCTGCGCAGCACCGTCTCCGCCTTCGCCGCAGGCGTGGGTGGCGCAACAGACGTCGAGGTTCTCACCTTCGACTGGGCAATCCCAGGCGGTCTGCCAGGTGTTTCGCGCACCTTTGCGCACCGCATCGCCCGCAATACCAACCTCTTGCTGCTCGAGGAGTCTCACCTCGGTCACGTCGTCGACCCGGCCGGTGGCTCCTACTACGTTGAGCAGTACACCTCCCAGCTCGAAGAAAAGGCGTGGGCCGTCTTCCAGGAGATCGAGGCCAAGGGTGGCTTCTCTGAGGTGCTTAAGGCAGGCATTATCACCTCCAAGCTCGAGGAGAGCTACGAGAAGATCCGCGACGCCGTTGCACACCGCGTCCGCAAGATCACCGCTATCAACGAGTTCCCGAACCTCAACGAAGCCCCGCTGCCGAAGGACCTGCGCGTCGAGCCGACCTCCGTCAAGCGCTGGGCAGCTCAATTTGAGGCGCTGCGCAACCGGTCCGATGACTTCTTCGAGGTCAACGGCAAGCGCCCGCAGATTGCCCTCATTCCGCTCGGCCCGCTGGCCAAGCACAACATCCGCACCGGTTTTGCCTCCAACCTGCTGGCTTCCGGCGGCATCGAGGCCTTGAACCCAGGGCAGGTCGTACCCGGCACCCCTGAGTTCACCGAGGCGGCCAAGGCCACCCCGATCGTGGTCATCTGCGGTACCGACCAAGAGTACGCAGCATCCGGCGCCGAGGCGCTGGCTGCCCTGCGCGAGGCTGGCGCACAGACCGTTCTGCTTGCTGGTGCCGAGGGCACCGGTGTTGAGGCGGACGGCTACCTCAACATGAAGATCGATGCGGCTCAGACCCTGTCTGACCTGCTTGAGAAGTTGGGAGCATAA
- a CDS encoding TVP38/TMEM64 family protein, whose protein sequence is MGTAMGFLFGLFRDAVASIRGWSVTRKTAGLAALILLVYMLVGFDVPPLSKLQEWSRTMGAWFPFLFASFYVFVVQFPVPRTFFTLSSGVLFGPTLGIFVALTSTTLAAALNVSVIRYFLGDWMRPRLTHPAVAGINQHLAQRGWLAVASLRMIAAVPFSILNYAAALSSVPVSSFTLATLIGSAPGTISTVLLGNTLTGDMDPRLIAVAVALTLLGCTGLLIDAKAPLKGQDSSMDY, encoded by the coding sequence GTGGGAACCGCAATGGGATTTTTGTTCGGACTTTTTCGCGACGCCGTAGCCTCGATTCGCGGATGGTCTGTTACTCGAAAAACTGCCGGCCTAGCAGCGCTTATTCTGCTGGTTTACATGCTTGTTGGTTTCGATGTTCCCCCATTGTCGAAGTTGCAGGAATGGTCCCGAACAATGGGCGCCTGGTTTCCGTTTCTTTTTGCAAGTTTCTACGTATTTGTAGTTCAGTTTCCGGTTCCCAGGACCTTCTTTACCTTAAGCTCCGGCGTGTTGTTTGGTCCCACCCTTGGAATTTTCGTGGCCTTGACCTCAACCACGCTCGCGGCCGCGTTGAATGTGTCCGTCATTCGGTACTTTCTCGGTGATTGGATGCGGCCTCGGCTCACTCATCCCGCGGTGGCCGGAATCAATCAGCACCTGGCCCAACGCGGCTGGCTTGCGGTGGCCTCCTTGCGCATGATCGCCGCAGTTCCATTCTCCATCCTTAACTATGCGGCAGCCCTGTCGTCGGTGCCTGTTTCGAGTTTTACCCTTGCGACGCTGATAGGTTCTGCCCCAGGCACCATTTCCACCGTTCTTCTTGGCAATACGCTCACTGGAGATATGGATCCGAGATTAATTGCCGTCGCCGTAGCACTTACCTTGCTGGGGTGCACTGGTTTGCTTATAGACGCCAAGG